From Poecile atricapillus isolate bPoeAtr1 chromosome Z, bPoeAtr1.hap1, whole genome shotgun sequence, one genomic window encodes:
- the LOC131572677 gene encoding SIN3-HDAC complex-associated factor: MFGFHKPKMYRSIEGCCICRAKSSSSRFTDSKRYEKDFQNCFGLHEARSGDICNACVLLVKRWKKLPAGSKKNWNHVVDARAGPSLKTTLKPKKMKTLSGSRIKSNQISKLQKEFKRHNSDAHSTTSSASPAQSPCYSNQSDDGSDTELSAGASRTPVFSFLDLTYWKRQKVCCGIIYKGRFGEVLIDTHLFKPCCSNKKSATEKPEQEGPQSPAISTQEEW, translated from the exons ATGTTTGGCTTTCACAAACCGAAGATGTACCGGAGTATAGAGGGCTGCTGTATTTGCAGAGCTAAGTCTTCCAGTTCTCGTTTCACTGACAGCAAACGTTATGAAAAAGATTTCCAGAACTGTTTTGG GCTCCATGAGGCTCGCTCAGGAGATATTTGCAATGCCTGTGTTCTTTTGgtgaaaagatggaaaaaattacCAGCAGGATCCAAAAAAAACTGGAATCAC GTGGTAGATGCCAGGGCTGGACCCAGCCTTAAAACAACATTGaaaccaaagaaaatgaaaactctgTCTGGAAGCAGAATAAAGAGTAATCAAATCAGCAAACTGCAAAAGGAATTCAAGCGGCACA ATTCTGATGCCCACAGCACGACTTCGAGTGCCTCCCCAGCTCAGTCACCCTGTTACAGTAACCAGTCGGACGATGGCTCTGACACAGAGCTGAGCGCTGGGGCCAGCAGAACACCTGTGTTCTCCTTCCTAGATCTCACATACTGGAAAAG GCAAAAGGTCTGCTGTGGAATTATTTACAAGGGGCGTTTTGGAGAAGTCCTCATAGACACTCATCTCTTCAAACCTTGTTGTAGCAATAAAAAGTCTGCCACTGAAAAGCCAGAACAAGAAGGACCCCAATCTCCAGCAATCTCCACCCAAGAAGAGTGGTGA